A stretch of DNA from Gasterosteus aculeatus chromosome 7, fGasAcu3.hap1.1, whole genome shotgun sequence:
CTGGAACTTTTAACttgttttcacattaaaaagtgaaaagtgtttCTCGTGTTTCACAGCTTCTCTTTCTGTGAAGAGTCGCTTTCATCACGTTACAAAATCACAGCTTCTACTTTAATCCTCCATCCATTCAGGGTCGGGGGGGCAGCAGGTTCCAGATGCTTCTGGAGGGTCCTGAGGCCTTCGATGCTTCCTAGTTCCCTCAGATGACTCCTTGGACTGAAGGAGGAGCGTCTCAACTTCACGTCTTCTGTATTCATTCCTTCTAAACAATCATCTCGTGAATCTTAATGTTGAAGATGAATCTTTAGTTTAACATCTGTATTTAAAGGCTTTATTCTGAAAAGCCTCTATGAACACagtattgattattgattgagTTGCGTCCGTCTGTCCTCATGTCTGGATATCAGAAACCATGTGAGCAGCAGTGTTTCTCTACCTggacactgatgacatcacgcCAGCTCTGCTCTctcattggctgctgaggcaacgagctccgctgctgctgcagtttcTCTCAGTTCTCTTCAGAAGGTTCAGAGTCTCAGTCTGGTTCTGGTCCACAGAGAGCTGATGAAGACCAagacgatgatgaagatgatggtcgtcctcgtcctctctggTGTCTTCTGTGTCTCAGCCGACGGTGAGTTTCTGTCTCACTTTTAAACTCATGTTTCAGTTCTGatacaaatacaacaaataaacagcCTCTTTGTTTACTAACAGactgaacaacaaacaaacaaaccttgtgttttctcctcaggtccACATAGGGACATTGCTATTACTGGCTGTTCTGACTCTGATGGAGAGTTGATGTACGGTCTGGATGGAGAAGAGATCTGGTACGCAGACTTCAAACACGGCAAAGGAGTCAAACCTCAGCCCAGTTTCGTGGATCCAATAGACTACAGAGAAGGAACTTATGAAGGAGCTGTGACTAATCAACAGATCTGCAGAAATGACCTGAAAACTGATCTGGAAGCTTACAAGGGGTTCCAACTGGAGAAAGGTAAAGACACTTCATACTTATTATACtttgtatacacatatatacttgtatacttatatatacatgtattattttactGTGTCATTAAAGTGTTTTAACGTCTgactttctgttattaaacagTTTTATGTGACATGAAGTAAAAACAGCTTCATGAAATCATTTGATTGTGTTTACTTGTTTGTTCTTTTAGCTGCTGGAATTTATCTTCTGTATTTACACTTTAAATCAAACGTCTATTTAAGATATTTATTGTTGACTTTAGAggtaaacaaatacaacaagTCAACACCAGTAAACACCAGTctgaagaacaacaaacaacagttTGTTTACTCACAAACTCCAGATGTTGACGTAGGTTTCAGGAGGAGGACTCTGCTCCTTCAGGTCTCTGGTGAACCAGGTGGGTGGAGGTCAGGAGAACGTGGACAACAGGGTTCATCTGAGGCACCAAACCAGAAGCCAGAATGAATCCTGAAGGTCAAACTGGTTCTTCATGAGAGGGATTCTAATAagagcttctctctcttcaGATCCTCCTTCCAGTCACATGATCTACCCCAAAGACGGCGTGGAACTGGGAGAGAAGAACTCGCTCATCTGTCATGTGACTGGTTTCTTTCCTGCTCCAGTGACGTTCTCCTGGACCAAGAACCAGGAGAACGTCACTGAAGGATCCAGCAGGAACGTTCCCTACCCCAACAACGACGGAACCTTCAACCAGTTCTCCACCCTTGAGTTCACCCCAAAGCTGGGAGACATCTACAGCTGCATGGTGGAACATCTGGCCCTGGACCATCCACTGGTCAAGTTCTATggtgagacaaaacaaacaactcacTTGTGTCTCCAGATGTGGAGGCTGAGCTTCATGTCTCCAGATGTGGAGCTGAAGGTGTCTTTTctgtctccagatgtgcagGTGTCTCAGCCCAGCGTTGGACCAGCGGTCTTCTGTGGAGTCGGTCTGACTGTTGGTCTCCTCGGCGTCGCTGCTGGAACCTTCTTCCTCATCAAAGGAAACGAGTGCAGCTGATTGGTTAATGATCTTCATCATGTAGGAgtctcatcttcatcatcttcatcatctaaTCCAGTCTAATTAATGTTGTTAATTATCTCTGAATCTCATTCCTTTATTGAATTAATCTTcttctcttattttgaaataacgATGACGGCGTTGCGATGATCTCATCTTGTTTTCTCTCATCTGTTTCTTTTAATAATAAACTCTAAAATAAGAAGTCAGAcccgttgacctttgacctctgcttgTGTCTCAGCAGCACTTTTAACAGTTTGAAGAACACGACGTGTTTAAAGTATAAGAACTAAATTCAGAATGAATCTTCTAAACATGTTTGTCTGTAAGAAGCTCAGtggcttttattcatttatggaaaaatgtttcttttcaagtaattatgattaaaaatcaataaactGACTCAGCTGtttattaaatgtttccttttattgATCTTCAGTATTTGTACGACTGACTCAACTTGAACCATTTAGCTTGGAGACAAagttatgctaagctatgctaagctactgaaataaaagctttttgctAAATGAACTgttgctttattattattaaaggaa
This window harbors:
- the LOC120821929 gene encoding HLA class II histocompatibility antigen, DP alpha 1 chain; translated protein: MKTKTMMKMMVVLVLSGVFCVSADGPHRDIAITGCSDSDGELMYGLDGEEIWYADFKHGKGVKPQPSFVDPIDYREGTYEGAVTNQQICRNDLKTDLEAYKGFQLEKDPPSSHMIYPKDGVELGEKNSLICHVTGFFPAPVTFSWTKNQENVTEGSSRNVPYPNNDGTFNQFSTLEFTPKLGDIYSCMVEHLALDHPLVKFYDVQVSQPSVGPAVFCGVGLTVGLLGVAAGTFFLIKGNECS